From the genome of Ziziphus jujuba cultivar Dongzao chromosome 6, ASM3175591v1, one region includes:
- the LOC132804092 gene encoding uncharacterized protein LOC132804092 — MGLIVYLDTILVPLSLFLTVGYHTYLWHNFKNKPSNTTIGIDTLRRKTWFLDIKGGDDKKGMLAVQSLRNTLMGTTLTATIAILIVLALAALVNNAFNAAHLILNNAFFGSQSTKIFALKFGSAALFLSISFFCGSLAMGFLIDANFLINSCGEFSSLPEYTQTVFEKGFILALISNRMLCITFPLLLWMLGPIPVWLSSLALVWGLYQIDFAGKFTKCNKQSLS, encoded by the exons ATGGGTTTGATTGTTTATTTGGATACCATATTAGTTCCTTTGAGCCTTTTCCTCACAGTTGGTTACCATACCTATCTATGGCATAATTTCAAGAACAAACCTTCAAACACCACCATAGGGATCGACACTCTAAGGAGGAAAACATGGTTTCTCGATATAAAAGGG gGTGATGATAAGAAAGGTATGTTGGCTGTGCAAAGCTTACGAAACACTCTCATGGGGACAACACTTACAGCCACCATAGCAATTCTTATTGTATTGGCATTGGCGGCTCTTGTAAACAATGCATTCAACGCAGCCCATCTCATCCTCAACAATGCATTTTTTGGTTCTCAATCTACAAAAATCTTTGCTCTGAAGTTCGGATCTGCAGCACTATTTCTATCTATAAGCTTCTTTTGTGGTTCTTTGGCTATGGGATTCTTGATCGATGCAAATTTCTTGATAAATTCTTGTGGGGAATTCTCATCATTACCTGAATATACACAAACTGTGTTTGAGAAGGGATTCATCTTAGCTCTCATTAGCAATAGGATGCTCTGCATCACCTTTCCATTGCTGCTATGGATGCTTGGTCCAATTCCTGTTTGGTTATCCTCTCTCGCACTTGTTTGGGGTCTTTACCAGATTGATTTTGCTGGAAAATTCACAAAATGTAATAAGCAAAGTCTTAGTTGA
- the LOC132799284 gene encoding uncharacterized protein LOC132799284 isoform X2, whose protein sequence is MVEIISTEEYNGIEEKILDNMFPKLESLELDILTNLETFCSSPTYLKFSCLNSLIIKDCTKLGPFILDHMSKSIRDAAVHYLFDEKVGFPGLEKLVIKGLHKLTTLWHTQLDPNSFCRLTEIFVEDCENLIHVLVPRILKRLGSSVKVLNIRNCDSLEAVFNVKETDDALLLPQSAVIFSCRNLCEVQIVNCRCLKNVFPASVARNRNLEKLQKLWIKNCKMLEQIVGEEVGVEVEAIMPKFVFPSAKMVLLINLPQLNSFYPGMHTSKWPSVIELVLFNCDKLEMLAAESSCYQRQHHQLGMPTYNQVFFLYEKDSFSNLEILGLDIKETLYGSLPVVDFFKIKQLFIRCQRITSAVPPSVLFRKCHNLETLGMFYGNFEEIFIHEGSLGGEEHLGWTLTRLKYLDITGMNKLKHVGKDKSHLAAPVFPNLETLTVDDCPRLKNIVSPAISFHNIVELQVTNCDGMKHLITYSVAKSLINLEKMTVENCRRMIEIVASDDDQGDIIDGENEITFSRLEYMELSDLPNLKGFCSRNYHVRFPFFMTISVSRCIQMKISFDGVLLDDSKRERVQIIEEDDDDDDNNDGDDYDDDDDDDNNDGDDYDDDDDDSRHGGGGDDQNNDNEDDDDNSII, encoded by the exons ATGGTGGAGATAATATCAACAGAAGAATATAATGGCATTGAAGAAAAGATATTGGATAACATGTTTCCCAAACTAGAATCTCTGGAGCTAGATATTCTTACAAACTTGGAAACATTCTGCTCATCACCAACTTATCTCAAATTTTCATGTTTGAATTCCTTGATTATAAAGGACTGCACAAAGCTAGGGCCATTTATCCTCGACCACATGAGCAAAAGTATTAGAGATGCTGCCGTTCACTATTTGTTTGACGAAAAg GTTGGTTTTCCTGGCTTGGAGAAATTGGTTATCAAAGGCCTGCATAAACTGACGACCTTATGGCACACCCAACTTGATCCAAATTCATTTTGCAGACTCACTGAAATCTTTGTTGAGGATTGCGAAAATTTAATACATGTTCTTGTGCCCCGTATACTAAAAAGATTGGGAAGTAGTGTGAAAGTTTTAAATATAAGGAATTGTGATTCATTGGAAGCGGTATTTAACGTCAAAGAAACAGATGATGCACTATTATTACCTCAGTCGGCAGTAATTTTCAGCTGTCGAAATCTTTGTGAAGTTCAAATAGTCAACTGTAGATGTCTGAAAAATGTATTCCCAGCCTCCGTGGCCAGAAATAGAAATCTTGAGAAGCTACAGAAATTGTGGATTAAGAATTGTAAGATGTTGGAGCAAATCGTTGGTGAAGAAGTGGGAGTAGAAGTAGAAGCAATCATGCCTAAGTTTGTGTTTCCAAGTGCAAAGATGGTACTCCTCATCAATCTGCCACAGCTGAACAGTTTCTATCCGGGGATGCATACGTCCAAGTGGCCGTCAGTCATTGAATTAGTGCTATTTAACTGTGACAAACTAGAGATGCTGGCCGCGGAATCTTCATGTTATCAGCGACAACATCATCAGTTGGGTATGCCAACCTATAATCAGGTATTCTTTTTATACGAAAAg GATTCGTTCTCCAATTTGGAAATCTTAGGGTTGGACATAAAGGAGACATTGTATGGTTCACTCCCAGTAGTAGACTTCTTCAAAATAAAGCAACTCTTCATTCGCTGCCAACGCATTACATCAGCAGTTCCTCCATCTGTTTTATTTCGGAAATGTCACAATCTTGAAACACTTGGTATGttctatggaaattttgaagaaatatttatCCACGAAGGATCTTTGGGTGGGGAAGAACATCTAGGTTGGACTCTGACACGCTTAAAATATCTCGACATTACTGGAATGAACAAGCTGAAGCATGTAGGGAAAGACAAGTCCCATCTTGCAGCACCAGTTTTCCCTAATTTGGAAACTCTAACAGTGGATGACTGCCCAAGACTAAAGAATATAGTTTCACCTGCTATATCCTTCCATAATATTGTGGAATTGCAAGTAACCAACTGTGATGGAATGAAGCATTTGATCACATATTCAGTGGCTAAAAGCTTGATCAATCTTGAAAAAATGACAGTCGAAAACTGTCGAAGAATGATAGAAATTGTTGCAAGTGATGACGACCAAGGGGATATTATTGACGGAGAAAACGAAATTACTTTCAGTCGGTTGGAATATATGGAACTTTCTGACCTACCAAATCTGAAAGGCTTTTGCTCCAGGAATTATCATGTCAGATTCCCATTCTTTATGACTATATCTGTGTCCCGCTgcatacagatgaagatttctTTTGATGGAGTACTCCTAGATGATTCAAAACGAGAAAGAGTTCAAATaatagaagaagatgatgatgatgatgacaacAACGATGGtgatgattatgatgatgatgatgatgatgacaacAACGATGGtgatgattatgatgatgatgatgatgatagccgtcatggtggtggtggtgatgatcagaacaatgacaatgaagatgatgatgataacaGTAT TATATAA
- the LOC132804357 gene encoding disease resistance protein UNI-like, which produces MCFYGFCPKNFIACYSPSKRATELAPTIIEEIEKGNQFRSVSYSNPPQDTWTKPGYRAFESRISFANQIMEELADSNIYVIGIYGLPVVGKSTLTKQVARLAKEKLLLDVASIEVKQNADVETIQKQIAEKVGLKLDESMSISGRACSLSAYIKNKKNILVILDDVWELIDLENLGLPFGICKVLLTSRKRDLLSSEFGTQKEFLLEVLTKEETWSLFGNIVADDVKDLDIQEVAIEVAKRRAGLPIWVVTLAKALKGGNIHTWKEALRLQKRCEGKEMQEKAYSGIEWSYDRLEDEEVKSLFRICGMLGGDCFLDDLFKYTKGLGLSLFEGINTMEEARSRFHALVGKMTLVS; this is translated from the coding sequence ATGTGTTTCTACGGCTTCTGTCCTAAAAATTTCATAGCCTGTTATAGTCCAAGTAAGCGAGCAACAGAATTGGCACCCACAATCattgaagaaattgaaaaaggaaACCAATTTCGCAGTGTGTCATACAGCAATCCCCCACAAGATACATGGACTAAACCAGGGTACCGAGCTTTCGAATCGAGGATTTCTTTTGCAAATCAAATTATGGAGGAACTCGCAGATTCTAATATCTACGTCATTGGGATATACGGGTTGCCTGTTGTCGGGAAAAGCACACTTACCAAACAAGTTGCTAGGCTAGCAAAAGAGAAGTTATTGCTTGATGTGGCCAGTATAGAAGTTAAACAGAATGCAGATGTGGaaacaattcaaaaacaaattgccgAAAAGGTTGGTCTGAAGCTCGATGAAAGTATGTCTATCTCAGGACGAGCATGCAGCCTAAGTGCCTACATTAAAAACAAGAAGAATATTCTTGTAATTCTGGATGACGTTTGGGAACTGATTGACTTGGAAAATTTGGGACTTCCATTTGGGATATGTAAAGTTCTGTTAACTTCAAGAAAACGAGACTTGTTATCCTCTGAGTTTGGCACGCAGAAAGAGTTCCTACTGGAAGTTTTAACGAAAGAAGAAACTTGGAGTTTGTTTGGGAATATAGTAGCAGATGATGTTAAAGACCTTGATATTCAAGAAGTAGCAATTGAAGTAGCCAAAAGACGTGCAGGTTTGCCCATTTGGGTTGTGACACTTGCAAAAGCATTAAAAGGTGGAAATATACACACATGGAAAGAGGCTTTGAGACTTCAAAAAAGGTGTGAAGGAAAAGAAATGCAAGAAAAAGCATACTCGGGCATCGAGTGGAGTTACGATAGGTTGGAAGACGAGGAGGTGAAATCATTGTTTCGGATCTGTGGTATGCTGGGGGGCGACTGTTTCCTTGACGACTTGTTCAAATATACAAAAGGTTTGGGTTTGAGTTTGTTTGAAGGCATCAATACAATGGAAGAAGCACGGAGTAGATTTCATGCATTGGTTGGGAAAATGACTCTTGTCTCTTAA
- the LOC132804309 gene encoding uncharacterized protein LOC132804309 yields MGVLVGYLDTILVPFSLLLTVGYHAYLWYTFKTKPSRTTINVGIESHRRTWFSDIKKLGDGKKGMLAVQSLRNSQMVIILTASIAIIFNISLAALTNNAYNASHVFNLELFGSISGATFALKFGSASVLLLSSFMCSSMAVAYLIDAVFLINASVEFTYAGHTKKVLETGNTLALIGNRLLCIAFPMVLWMFGPVPVAVSSVALVWWFYELDFAAKITDFQKKRPI; encoded by the exons ATGGGAGTTTTGGTTGGTTATCTAGACACAATTTTAGTGCCATTTAGCCTCTTGCTTACTGTGGGTTACCATGCATATTTATGGTATACCTTCAAGACCAAGCCCTCTCGTACCACCATCAATGTTGGAATAGAGTCCCATAGAAGAACATGGTTTTCAGACATAAAGAAG CTAGGAGACGGTAAGAAGGGCATGTTGGCAGTCCAAAGCTTGAGGAACTCCCAAATGGTGATAATCTTAACAGCTTCAATTGCAATCATTTTCAACATCTCATTGGCAGCTCTGACAAACAACGCCTACAACGCAAGCCATGTCTTTAACTTGGAGCTTTTCGGTTCCATCTCAGGAGCCACCTTTGCTCTCAAGTTTGGCTCTGCCTCAGTCCTCTTGTTGTCCAGCTTCATGTGCAGTTCCATGGCCGTTGCATATCTTATCGATGCCGTTTTTCTAATCAATGCTTCTGTTGAGTTCACATATGCTGGGCATACAAAGAAAGTGCTTGAAACAGGAAACACTTTGGCTCTTATTGGGAATCGGCTGCTCTGCATAGCCTTCCCAATGGTCCTGTGGATGTTTGGTCCAGTCCCTGTGGCTGTGTCTTCTGTGGCCTTGGTTTGGTGGTTTTATGAGCTTGATTTTGCAGCCAAAATCACTGATTTCCAAAAGAAAAGACCCATTTGA
- the LOC132804165 gene encoding probable disease resistance protein At4g27220 — protein sequence MVGYDLRFHHKAPNFSPKLVSPNGSHRELFGSSQQEFGSLTLTVKALRGKSLHSWKDALRLQKMGEGKEIQEKAYSGIEWCYNQLEGEEVKSLFLICGMLGKFHFFDDLLKCTKGLGLSLFEGINTMEEARSRLHSLVDKLKDSCLLLDTTNKEGLKMHDLILDVARKIASRNRHFLSLIDGDEFKEWQNKEFLEKCTLISFIRINIPKLPEQLECPNLQLFHLHSAKKSLPIPENFFKEMKELKVLDLTKIRMPSLPPSIHFLKNLQTLCLDQCELKNIAMVGELRSLEILSFVASKFKLLPNEIGQLTRLRVLNLSGCSQLEVIHPNVISSLIKLEELGMNNNFIKWEIEDVSNISERSNASLAELEHLSNLTTVDVNVKDAFQLSINCFSEKLVNFKICIGDVWNWSVKYATSKTLKLKLSQTNQLDQGLQKLMKKSEKLYLDVLEGVTDIVDQLDADGFPRLKYLHVQNNLEILQIVNCWSSSHIAFPNLEALFLSNLVSLESLCSGQLPRGSFKHLTTIEVEKCPKLKNLFSFSNVLHFLQLQEIKVVDCNDMKVIVDKKEENFEALVNDRIESFQLQSLTLQSLPNLTCFASSNNRNTVRFEEIIP from the coding sequence ATGGTGGGCTacgacctccgcttccaccacaaagctccaaatttttctccaaaattagtttcaccaaatgggtcgcaccgcgagctttttgGATCgagtcaacaagaattcgggtcactaactctaacagtAAAAGCATTGAGAGGTAAAAGCCTGCACTCATGGAAGGATGCTTTGAGACTTCAAAAAATGGGTGAAGGAAAAGAGATACAAGAAAAAGCATACTCGGGCATTGAATGGTGTTACAATCAGTTGGAAGGTGAGGAAGTGAAGTCATTGTTTTTGATCTGCGGTATGCTTGGGAAATTCCACTTCTTTGACGACTTGTTGAAATGTACAAAGGGCTTGGGTTTGAGTTTGTTTGAAGGCATCAATACAATGGAAGAAGCACGCAGTAGATTGCATTCATTGGTTGATAAACTCAAAGACTCTTGTTTGTTGCTAGACACTACTAATAAAGAAGGGCTCAAAATGCATGATCTTATTCTTGATGTTGCAAGAAAAATTGCATCTAGAAATCggcattttttatcattaatagaTGGAGATGAATTCAAGGAATGGCAGAACAAAGAATTCCTTGAAAAGTGCACCTTGATATCTTTCATTCGGATCAATATTCCCAAGCTTCCTGAACAGTTGGAATGCCCAAACTTACAATTATTCCATTTGCATTCTGCAAAAAAATCACTGCCAATTCCAGAGAACTTTTTTAAGGAGATGAAAGAACTCAAAGTTTTAGATTTAACCAAAATCCGTATGCCATCACTTCCTCCAtctattcattttttaaaaaatctgcaAACATTGTGTCTAGATCAGTGCGAATTGAAGAATATAGCCATGGTTGGTGAACTAAGGAGCTTGGAAATTCTTAGCTTTGTGGCATCCAAGTTTAAACTGTTACCCAATGAAATAGGTCAGTTGACTCGACTACGGGTATTGAATTTGAGTGGTTGCTCTCAACTTGAAGTGATTCATCCGAATGTCATATCAAGCTTGATAAAATTAGAAGAATTGGGGATGAATAACAACTTCATCAAGTGGGAGATTGAAGATGTCAGTAATATCAGTGAAAGAAGCAATGCTAGCCTTGCAGAGCTAGAGCACTTGTCTAACCTGACTACAGTAGACGTAAATGTTAAGGATGCTTTTCAGTTATCAATTAACTGTTTCTCTGAAAAGTTGGTAAATTTCAAGATATGTATTGGTGATGTTTGGAATTGGTCTGTAAAATATGCAACTTCAAAGACGCTGAAACTTAAGCTCTCTCAAACCAATCAATTGGACCAAGGTCTTCAAAAACTAATGAAAAAGTCTGAAAAATTGTACTTGGATGTATTGGAGGGAGTTACAGATATTGTTGATCAACTTGATGCGGATGGTTTTCCTCGACTGAAATATCTCCACGTCCAAAATAATCTTGAAATTTTACAGATTGTGAACTGCTGGAGTTCTTCTCATATTGCATTCCCTAACTTAGAGGCATTATTTCTAAGCAACCTTGTGAGTTTGGAAAGTCTATGCTCTGGCCAACTACCACGTGGGTCTTTTAAACACTTAACAACCATAGAAGTGGAAAAGTGTCCCAAATTGAAGAACCTATTTTCGTTTTCTAATGTCCTACACTTTTTGCAGCTTCAAGAAATAAAAGTGGTTGATTGCAATGACATGAAAGTGATTGttgataaaaaagaagaaaattttgaggCACTAGTAAATGATCGCATTGAATCTTTTCAATTACAATCTTTGACACTACAAAGTCTACCAAATCTTACTTGTTTCGCCTCAAGTAATAATAGAAATACAGTAAGATTCGAAGAGATCATTCCGTAA
- the LOC132799284 gene encoding uncharacterized protein LOC132799284 isoform X1, which yields MVEIISTEEYNGIEEKILDNMFPKLESLELDILTNLETFCSSPTYLKFSCLNSLIIKDCTKLGPFILDHMSKSIRDAAVHYLFDEKVGFPGLEKLVIKGLHKLTTLWHTQLDPNSFCRLTEIFVEDCENLIHVLVPRILKRLGSSVKVLNIRNCDSLEAVFNVKETDDALLLPQSAVIFSCRNLCEVQIVNCRCLKNVFPASVARNRNLEKLQKLWIKNCKMLEQIVGEEVGVEVEAIMPKFVFPSAKMVLLINLPQLNSFYPGMHTSKWPSVIELVLFNCDKLEMLAAESSCYQRQHHQLGMPTYNQVFFLYEKDSFSNLEILGLDIKETLYGSLPVVDFFKIKQLFIRCQRITSAVPPSVLFRKCHNLETLGMFYGNFEEIFIHEGSLGGEEHLGWTLTRLKYLDITGMNKLKHVGKDKSHLAAPVFPNLETLTVDDCPRLKNIVSPAISFHNIVELQVTNCDGMKHLITYSVAKSLINLEKMTVENCRRMIEIVASDDDQGDIIDGENEITFSRLEYMELSDLPNLKGFCSRNYHVRFPFFMTISVSRCIQMKISFDGVLLDDSKRERVQIIEEDDDDDDNNDGDDYDDDDDDDNNDGDDYDDDDDDSRHGGGGDDQNNDNEDDDDNIYNV from the exons ATGGTGGAGATAATATCAACAGAAGAATATAATGGCATTGAAGAAAAGATATTGGATAACATGTTTCCCAAACTAGAATCTCTGGAGCTAGATATTCTTACAAACTTGGAAACATTCTGCTCATCACCAACTTATCTCAAATTTTCATGTTTGAATTCCTTGATTATAAAGGACTGCACAAAGCTAGGGCCATTTATCCTCGACCACATGAGCAAAAGTATTAGAGATGCTGCCGTTCACTATTTGTTTGACGAAAAg GTTGGTTTTCCTGGCTTGGAGAAATTGGTTATCAAAGGCCTGCATAAACTGACGACCTTATGGCACACCCAACTTGATCCAAATTCATTTTGCAGACTCACTGAAATCTTTGTTGAGGATTGCGAAAATTTAATACATGTTCTTGTGCCCCGTATACTAAAAAGATTGGGAAGTAGTGTGAAAGTTTTAAATATAAGGAATTGTGATTCATTGGAAGCGGTATTTAACGTCAAAGAAACAGATGATGCACTATTATTACCTCAGTCGGCAGTAATTTTCAGCTGTCGAAATCTTTGTGAAGTTCAAATAGTCAACTGTAGATGTCTGAAAAATGTATTCCCAGCCTCCGTGGCCAGAAATAGAAATCTTGAGAAGCTACAGAAATTGTGGATTAAGAATTGTAAGATGTTGGAGCAAATCGTTGGTGAAGAAGTGGGAGTAGAAGTAGAAGCAATCATGCCTAAGTTTGTGTTTCCAAGTGCAAAGATGGTACTCCTCATCAATCTGCCACAGCTGAACAGTTTCTATCCGGGGATGCATACGTCCAAGTGGCCGTCAGTCATTGAATTAGTGCTATTTAACTGTGACAAACTAGAGATGCTGGCCGCGGAATCTTCATGTTATCAGCGACAACATCATCAGTTGGGTATGCCAACCTATAATCAGGTATTCTTTTTATACGAAAAg GATTCGTTCTCCAATTTGGAAATCTTAGGGTTGGACATAAAGGAGACATTGTATGGTTCACTCCCAGTAGTAGACTTCTTCAAAATAAAGCAACTCTTCATTCGCTGCCAACGCATTACATCAGCAGTTCCTCCATCTGTTTTATTTCGGAAATGTCACAATCTTGAAACACTTGGTATGttctatggaaattttgaagaaatatttatCCACGAAGGATCTTTGGGTGGGGAAGAACATCTAGGTTGGACTCTGACACGCTTAAAATATCTCGACATTACTGGAATGAACAAGCTGAAGCATGTAGGGAAAGACAAGTCCCATCTTGCAGCACCAGTTTTCCCTAATTTGGAAACTCTAACAGTGGATGACTGCCCAAGACTAAAGAATATAGTTTCACCTGCTATATCCTTCCATAATATTGTGGAATTGCAAGTAACCAACTGTGATGGAATGAAGCATTTGATCACATATTCAGTGGCTAAAAGCTTGATCAATCTTGAAAAAATGACAGTCGAAAACTGTCGAAGAATGATAGAAATTGTTGCAAGTGATGACGACCAAGGGGATATTATTGACGGAGAAAACGAAATTACTTTCAGTCGGTTGGAATATATGGAACTTTCTGACCTACCAAATCTGAAAGGCTTTTGCTCCAGGAATTATCATGTCAGATTCCCATTCTTTATGACTATATCTGTGTCCCGCTgcatacagatgaagatttctTTTGATGGAGTACTCCTAGATGATTCAAAACGAGAAAGAGTTCAAATaatagaagaagatgatgatgatgatgacaacAACGATGGtgatgattatgatgatgatgatgatgatgacaacAACGATGGtgatgattatgatgatgatgatgatgatagccgtcatggtggtggtggtgatgatcagaacaatgacaatgaagatgatgatgataaca TATATAATGTATGA
- the LOC107430929 gene encoding uncharacterized protein LOC107430929, with the protein MEGRRTGIIVRLLLIISVSNFFIQQCKASIHDYRRESFSPQSNAFFFHGGSEGLYASKVHDSNNDLSKDKPLKGKSFIRFETVSFVRTKESASKQHEMQQNTGLVEAIIFEVKDRERIGGSYLKSEMICCNESLSNSGACTLGEVIIHKNPDNPEWPKRIKTFFQGKHEEVKMSPLTVDIDSTGMYYLYFMFCEPELQGTVIRGRTVWRNPDGYLPGKMAPLMTFYGFMSLAYLLLGLIWFLRFVQFWKDIIQLHYHITAVIALGMCEMAVWYFEYVNFNSTGTRPMGITLWAVTFSSVKKTLSRLLLLVVSMGFGVVKPTLGGITSKVLLLGLIYFVASEALELVEHLGNINDFSGKTKIFLVLPVAFLDAWFILWIFSSLSKTLEKLQMRRNMAKLELYRKFTNSLAVSVLLSIAWIGFELYFNATDPLSELWKIAWIIPAFWTLLAYSLLVVICVLWAPSRNPTRYAYSEEAGDELDEEGIALTSSSATNLSGMAAKGDSHIGLGEDLEEDKRE; encoded by the exons ATGGAAGGGAGAAGAACTGGGATAATCGTACGGCTGCTGTTGATTATAAGCGTAAGCAACTTTTTCATCCAACAGTGTAAAGCTTCCATTCACGATTACAGAAGAGAAAGTTTCAGTCCTCAGTCAAATGCTTTCTTCTTCCATGGCGGAAGTGAAGGCCTTTACGCTTCTAAGGTCCACGATTCCAACAATGACTTGTCCAAAGACAAGCCCCTTAAGGGCAAGTCCTTCATCAG GTTTGAAACTGTGTCTTTTGTGAGGACGAAAGAGTCAGCAAGTAAGCAACACGAAATGCAGCAGAATACTGGTTTGGTGGAAGCTATAATATTTGAGGTCAAAGACAGGGAAAGAATTGGAGGTTCTTATCTGAAATCTGAAATGATATGCTGCAATGAAAGTCTTTCCAACTCTGGAGCCTGCACCTTAGGAGAGGTTATTATCCATAAAAACCCTGACAACCCCGAGTGGCCAAAGCGCATCAAAACGTTCTTTCAGGGGAAGCATGAAGAGGTTAAAATGTCTCCTCTGACAGTTGATATTGATAGTACCGGAATGTATTACCTttattttatgttctgtgaACCAGAACTGCAGGGAACCGTAATCAGAGGTAGGACTGTATGGAGGAACCCAGATGGTTATTTGCCTGGAAAGATGGCTCCTTTAATGACATTCTATGGCTTTATGTCTTTAGCCTATCTGCTACTCGGCCTAATCTGGTTTCTAAGGTTTGTTCAGTTTTGGAAGGATATTATACAGTTACACTACCATATTACTGCAGTAATTGCCCTTGGAATGTGTGAAATGGCTGTTTGGTACTTCGAATATGTCAATTTTAACTCAACTGGAACTAGACCAATGGGCATTACATTGTGGGCGGTAACTTTTAGCTCTGTTAAGAAGACACTTTCTCGCCTTCTGCTTTTGGTGGTTTCCATGGGCTTTGGTGTGGTGAAGCCTACGCTTGGTGGTATAACCTCGAAAGTACTTCTTCTTGGATTAATATACTTTGTGGCATCAGAGGCACTTGAGCTTGTTGAGCATTTAGGGAACATAAATGACTTCTCAGGAAAAACAAAGATATTTTTGGTCCTGCCTGTTGCCTTCTTAGATGCCTggtttattttatggattttctCATCTTTATCAAAAACTCTAGAGAAGCTTCAG ATGAGGAGAAACATGGCTAAGTTGGAGCTGTACCGAAAATTTACCAATTCACTTGCAGTTTCTGTGCTACTCTCGATAGCTTGGATTGGCTTTGAG CTGTACTTCAATGCTACTGATCCGTTGAGTGAGCTGTGGAAAATTGCCTGGATCATTCCAGCTTTCTGGACTTTGCTTGCATACTCTCTACTGGTAGTGATTTGCGTCCTTTGGGCTCCTTCACGTAACCCAACTAG ATATGCATACTCAGAGGAGGCAGGGGATGAACTAGATGAGGAGGGCATTGCATTAACAAGCAGCAGTGCTACTAATTTGAGTGGCATGGCAGCTAAAGGAGATTCACACATTGGACTTGGTGAAGATCTGGAGGAGGATAAGCGAGAATAG
- the LOC107430925 gene encoding WRKY DNA-binding transcription factor 70 — MDGSWPENLDAIRKMAIEELMKGRELANQLRCVLSKSDDSAGSVKNLLMKIMKSFSTTLSILNVKSSVISQTQADFQVGLPCLVARNSEDSQESCKSNTITIPSKKNRRGCYERRTSLRTWKRDTPTLINDGQAWRKYGQKAILNAKYPRHYFRCEYKNDQGCKATKQVQRIQMNPPLYRTIYYGHHTCEDLKNPEMILECNTSTNPTENTSSIFISFDTSSLTNLKNVQHHPFFSSIKQECKEEKTSCDNEDHNQPPSLSSSDYFVSPDLMAAAGSPEQPMKVLPSTQDFDHEGLVSGMMEYVGLDLDDLHVEC, encoded by the exons aTGGACGGTTCTTGGCCTGAAAACCTAGACGCCATTCGGAAAATGGCCATTGAGGAGCTGATGAAAGGCCGGGAACTCGCAAACCAGCTTCGATGTGTTCTCTCCAAGTCTGATGATTCAGCTGGATCTGTGAAAAATCTACTCATGAAGATAATGAAATCGTTTTCCACAACCCTTTCCATTTTGAATGTGAAATCCTCGGTGATCTCTCAAACTCAAGCTGATTTCCAAGTGGGTTTACCGTGTTTGGTTGCTCGGAATTCTGAAGATTCCCAAGAAAGTTGCAAGAGTAATACTATTACTATCCCAAGTAAAAAGAACCGCAGGGGTTGCTATGAGAGAAG AACAAGCCTAAGGACATGGAAAAGAGATACTCCAACTCTCATTAATGATGGTCAAGCATGGAGGAAGTACGGACAAAAAGCGATTCTCAATGCCAAGTATCCCAG GCACTACTTCAGGTGCGAGTACAAGAATGATCAAGGCTGCAAAGCAACCAAACAAGTTCAAAGAATCCAAATGAATCCCCCACTGTACCGGACCATATATTATGGGCATCACACATGCGAGGACCTCAAAAACCCTGAAATGATCTTGGAATGCAACACTAGTACTAATCCTACTGAGAACACTTCCTCGATTTTCATCAGCTTTGACACTTCTAGCCTCACAAACCTCAAAAACGTACAACACCATCCATTTTTCTCATCGATCAAACAAGAGTGTAAGGAAGAGAAAACATCATGTGACAATGAGGATCACAACCAGCCACCGTCATTGTCGTCGTCTGATTATTTTGTGTCTCCTGATTTGATGGCGGCAGCTGGATCGCCTGAGCAGCCAATGAAGGTGTTGCCATCGACTCAGGACTTTGATCATGAGGGTTTAGTAAGTGGGATGATGGAGTATGTTGGCTTGGATCTCGATGATCTCCATGTTGAATGTTGA